One stretch of Deltaproteobacteria bacterium DNA includes these proteins:
- the proB gene encoding glutamate 5-kinase has translation MLQHAHKMRILHRARRVVIKVGSSVLSTADGIQQESVIRLVHDLADLRHRGNEVILVTSGAVASGMSRLGMKTRPKTIPGKQAAAAVGQIALMALYERYFSQHEVHVAQILLTHDDLANRRRYLNAKHTMLTLLEAKVLPIVNENDTVAVEEIQFGDNDNLSALVAVLVEADLLVILSDVAGLYNKDPRAHADAQLVSLIEKVDNDVFAQAGGVGALGRGGMLSKLQAAQKAAVSGIPTIVADGRQTHTLAAVFDVTKETGTLFLPEADRLTSRKHWIAYILKPAGDLIVDPGACTAIRERGRSLLSPGVREVRGTFSEGECVTCFDDLGRAFARGLVNYSSDALARIKGTKTSQIEQILGYKVSDEVIHRDDLALL, from the coding sequence ATGCTCCAGCATGCGCATAAAATGCGGATTCTTCATCGTGCGCGTCGTGTCGTGATCAAAGTCGGAAGCAGTGTGCTCTCGACTGCCGATGGCATTCAACAAGAAAGTGTTATTCGCCTGGTTCACGACCTCGCCGATCTGCGTCACCGAGGCAACGAGGTCATTCTTGTCACTTCCGGTGCAGTGGCCTCGGGCATGAGTCGGTTAGGCATGAAGACTCGCCCCAAGACCATTCCTGGCAAACAAGCCGCCGCTGCCGTGGGCCAAATTGCCTTGATGGCTCTGTATGAACGATATTTTTCTCAACACGAGGTGCATGTCGCGCAGATTCTATTGACGCATGACGATCTGGCGAACAGGAGACGCTACCTGAATGCAAAACACACGATGTTAACTCTGCTTGAGGCAAAAGTTCTGCCGATCGTTAACGAGAATGATACTGTTGCAGTAGAAGAGATTCAGTTCGGTGATAACGATAATCTCTCAGCTCTGGTGGCTGTCCTCGTGGAAGCTGATCTGCTAGTCATTCTCAGCGACGTTGCTGGACTCTACAATAAAGACCCGCGAGCCCACGCTGATGCACAGTTAGTCTCCCTGATTGAGAAAGTCGATAACGACGTGTTTGCCCAAGCTGGTGGGGTAGGGGCGCTCGGTCGGGGCGGAATGCTGTCCAAATTACAGGCAGCGCAGAAAGCTGCAGTCTCTGGTATCCCCACGATCGTGGCCGATGGTCGGCAAACACACACACTTGCCGCGGTCTTTGATGTGACGAAGGAGACGGGCACGCTGTTTCTGCCAGAAGCCGATCGCTTAACGAGTCGTAAACACTGGATTGCCTATATCCTCAAACCAGCGGGCGATTTGATTGTTGATCCTGGGGCGTGTACTGCCATTCGTGAACGAGGGCGGAGTCTCTTGTCCCCTGGTGTCCGTGAGGTCAGAGGCACATTTAGTGAGGGAGAGTGCGTGACCTGTTTTGATGATCTCGGCCGCGCATTTGCGCGTGGGTTGGTCAACTACAGTTCTGATGCCCTGGCACGGATAAAAGGGACCAAGACCAGCCAGATTGAGCAGATTCTTGGTTATAAAGTGAGTGACGAAGTCATTCACCGCGATGATCTCGCTCTTCTGTAA
- a CDS encoding glutamate-5-semialdehyde dehydrogenase, protein MDIEQMVVSLCQAAKKAARVVARTPTPVKNQALRAAATQLRQNSGPLLAANLQDVETGRKNGLSSAMLDRLTLTEARIDAMAKGLELIADIPDPVGETISQWRRPNGLEIGQVRIPLGVVGVIYESRPNVTADAAGLALKAGNAVILKGGSEAFRTNGAITDILTSAAVSAGLPEVSIQLIRSTDRQAVAALLRQEQFVDVIIPRGGEELIRAVTERSAVPVIQHFSGICHTYVDVDADLAKAATICMNAKVQRPWVCNAMENLLVHKSIAPQFLPGFIADLEKAGVEVRGCERTQQLTPQVKAATDHDWRTEYLDLILAVKIVDSLDEALDFIHHNGSGLADAIVSENYSHVRRFLAEVDSATVYANASTRFTDGYEFGFGAEVGISTNRLHARGPMGVRELTTYKYVIQGNGQIRE, encoded by the coding sequence ATGGACATTGAACAGATGGTCGTTTCCCTCTGCCAAGCCGCCAAGAAAGCTGCTCGGGTTGTTGCCCGCACGCCAACCCCCGTCAAGAATCAAGCGCTTCGTGCTGCAGCTACGCAGTTGCGTCAGAACAGCGGTCCCTTGTTGGCAGCGAATCTCCAAGATGTTGAAACCGGGCGAAAGAATGGTTTGTCGTCTGCCATGCTTGACCGTCTTACACTGACAGAAGCGCGTATAGATGCGATGGCTAAAGGACTCGAACTCATCGCTGACATCCCAGACCCTGTGGGAGAAACGATCAGCCAGTGGCGACGGCCAAATGGGCTAGAGATTGGCCAGGTGCGTATTCCCCTTGGCGTGGTAGGGGTTATCTATGAATCACGTCCCAATGTTACCGCCGATGCTGCAGGACTCGCTCTGAAAGCTGGCAATGCCGTCATCCTCAAAGGTGGATCCGAAGCCTTCCGCACGAATGGTGCGATCACTGATATTCTCACGTCCGCGGCAGTCAGCGCAGGGCTACCAGAAGTATCGATCCAGTTGATCCGGTCAACTGATCGCCAAGCTGTTGCCGCGCTGCTCCGGCAGGAGCAATTCGTCGATGTGATTATTCCCCGGGGCGGAGAAGAACTTATTCGTGCTGTCACTGAACGTTCGGCGGTTCCGGTCATCCAACACTTTTCTGGTATTTGTCACACATATGTTGATGTAGACGCTGACCTTGCTAAAGCGGCAACGATTTGTATGAACGCAAAAGTGCAACGTCCGTGGGTGTGCAACGCTATGGAAAATCTGCTCGTACATAAATCCATAGCGCCACAGTTTCTCCCCGGCTTCATTGCTGATCTGGAAAAAGCTGGGGTTGAAGTGCGAGGGTGTGAGCGGACACAACAGCTTACCCCTCAAGTCAAAGCTGCAACCGACCACGACTGGCGGACAGAGTATCTCGACTTAATTCTTGCCGTCAAAATCGTTGATTCTCTCGATGAAGCGTTAGATTTTATTCACCACAATGGCTCTGGACTCGCCGACGCGATTGTCAGTGAGAATTACTCGCATGTTCGCCGGTTCTTGGCTGAAGTCGATTCTGCAACTGTCTACGCCAATGCTTCGACGCGTTTCACTGATGGTTATGAATTCGGCTTTGGCGCAGAAGTCGGCATCTCAACTAACCGCTTGCATGCCCGCGGCCCGATGGGCGTACGCGAACTTACAACCTATAAATATGTCATTCAAGGTAACGGACAGATACGGGAATAG
- a CDS encoding nicotinate-nucleotide adenylyltransferase produces the protein MGNRDLADLNAVKPVSENRTLRVGILGGTFNPIHLGHLRSAEEIREAFALDRIYFVPAAQPPHKSSHGLVSAVHRFKMVELAIADNPYFFPSASELERSGPSYSIDTIRRFRMDLPSSSLFFILGFDAFREIHTWKEYPLIPALCNMIVTSRPGVSVPPIDQILPVALQTMLWYDPATKMYCHASGCCLAFYEIQGLSISASQVRQLALQGKSLRYLVPAAVHTYISEHDLYKQEESEH, from the coding sequence ATGGGGAACAGGGATTTGGCAGATCTCAATGCTGTGAAACCCGTATCGGAGAATCGCACCCTAAGAGTTGGCATTCTTGGTGGGACGTTTAATCCGATCCATCTCGGTCATCTGCGTAGCGCCGAAGAGATCCGTGAAGCCTTCGCGCTTGACCGTATCTATTTCGTGCCTGCCGCTCAGCCACCACATAAAAGTAGCCACGGGCTCGTCTCTGCCGTTCATCGTTTCAAAATGGTAGAGCTTGCCATTGCCGATAACCCATACTTTTTTCCTTCGGCAAGCGAACTTGAACGCTCAGGGCCATCATACTCGATTGATACGATCCGTCGGTTTCGCATGGATCTACCCTCCTCTTCGTTGTTCTTTATCTTAGGTTTTGATGCCTTTCGCGAAATTCATACCTGGAAAGAGTATCCGCTCATTCCTGCCCTATGTAATATGATTGTGACCTCTCGTCCTGGGGTGTCGGTACCGCCAATTGATCAGATTCTTCCTGTTGCTCTGCAAACAATGCTTTGGTACGATCCCGCCACGAAGATGTATTGTCACGCTTCTGGTTGTTGCCTCGCTTTTTACGAGATTCAGGGACTAAGCATTTCTGCCTCACAGGTCCGTCAGCTTGCGTTACAAGGCAAATCCCTTCGTTACCTTGTTCCTGCGGCTGTGCATACCTACATCAGTGAGCACGACCTTTATAAACAAGAGGAGTCAGAGCATTGA
- the rsfS gene encoding ribosome silencing factor: MRNPESWEKALLCAQAALDKKAYDLVILEVGESTTIAEYFVVCTGRSDIQVQAICRAIEEVLAKAKTKPLAIEGFTHGQWVLIDCGDVIAHVFYETARQFYNIEGLWGQAPRPQLPEPYRTQAQHLRIASA; this comes from the coding sequence TTGAGAAATCCTGAGAGCTGGGAAAAAGCTCTCTTGTGTGCACAAGCGGCACTCGACAAGAAAGCCTACGATCTCGTAATCCTTGAAGTCGGAGAGTCTACGACGATTGCTGAGTATTTTGTTGTGTGTACGGGACGGTCGGACATCCAAGTCCAGGCCATCTGTCGCGCGATAGAAGAAGTGCTGGCCAAAGCTAAGACCAAGCCACTTGCAATTGAAGGGTTTACCCACGGTCAGTGGGTCCTCATTGACTGCGGAGATGTCATTGCCCATGTCTTTTATGAAACAGCCCGCCAATTCTACAATATTGAAGGATTGTGGGGACAAGCACCACGCCCTCAGTTGCCGGAACCGTATCGTACACAAGCGCAGCATCTGCGCATTGCCAGTGCGTGA
- a CDS encoding ArsA family ATPase — MKEKSRPTDLSSVIADHRVVVCVGSGGVGKTTTAASLALWGALSGRQTAVVTIDPAKRLADCFGIDPTNAQGKPVPSETFRAYGLNPSGTLTALLIDQPSAWDAAIARYAPTIEIRERILANRFYQGLSRTFAGSHEYIALDTLASLVQQGTYDLIVVDTPPARQALDFLEAPQRLQRFLDSRARKWFVRPAGGWSIFSAMNKTTAFLLRKIEEATGISALAEISDFFTTMQGMFDDFGERFQRVSALLASEETAFVLVSTLEEEVLTEATQFLTDLDRLTIALKAVIFNRTHADVDARIAEEQIGSALVEQLSRAVTSTATDTQAQEWLVKNFLAHQTLAQGETIRFTQFAEQLSSTTPLIRVPVFPEFPGDFRGLINLASHLFPTTAPPKPRRKHKDK; from the coding sequence ATGAAAGAAAAATCGCGGCCAACGGACCTCTCCTCTGTGATCGCAGATCATCGTGTGGTGGTTTGTGTTGGCAGTGGCGGCGTAGGCAAAACGACCACTGCCGCCTCACTTGCGTTATGGGGAGCGCTTTCTGGACGCCAAACTGCAGTCGTGACGATCGATCCAGCGAAGCGGTTGGCCGATTGCTTTGGCATTGATCCGACTAATGCACAAGGGAAACCGGTTCCGTCCGAGACGTTTCGAGCGTACGGGTTGAACCCGAGTGGAACGCTTACCGCTTTACTCATTGATCAACCGAGTGCATGGGATGCCGCCATTGCTCGTTATGCACCAACGATCGAGATTCGTGAGCGCATCCTCGCCAATCGTTTTTATCAAGGCTTATCTCGCACCTTTGCGGGATCACATGAATATATTGCCCTCGATACCCTCGCATCGCTCGTCCAACAGGGAACATATGACCTCATTGTGGTCGACACCCCCCCGGCTCGCCAGGCCCTCGATTTTCTTGAAGCACCGCAACGATTGCAGCGATTTCTTGATAGTCGGGCGCGTAAATGGTTTGTGCGTCCGGCTGGTGGGTGGAGCATCTTCTCGGCAATGAATAAAACCACAGCCTTTCTGTTGCGCAAAATCGAGGAAGCGACCGGAATTTCCGCCTTAGCCGAAATCTCTGATTTCTTTACCACGATGCAAGGGATGTTCGATGATTTCGGCGAACGTTTTCAGCGAGTCAGTGCTTTGCTGGCAAGCGAGGAAACGGCTTTTGTCCTTGTTTCTACACTGGAGGAAGAAGTCCTCACTGAAGCAACACAATTTCTCACTGACCTTGATCGCCTCACCATTGCCCTGAAAGCAGTGATCTTCAACCGTACGCACGCAGACGTGGATGCGCGGATTGCTGAAGAGCAGATAGGAAGCGCATTGGTTGAGCAACTGTCTCGTGCTGTCACGTCTACTGCCACTGACACGCAGGCACAAGAATGGCTAGTCAAAAACTTTCTTGCGCATCAAACCCTTGCGCAGGGAGAAACAATTCGCTTCACCCAGTTCGCCGAGCAGTTGTCGTCAACCACACCACTTATTCGCGTTCCAGTGTTCCCTGAGTTTCCGGGGGATTTTCGTGGCCTGATCAATTTGGCTTCCCATCTTTTTCCGACGACAGCACCCCCAAAGCCACGGCGAAAGCACAAAGACAAATAA
- a CDS encoding ArsA family ATPase: MPPTDSLLSPAVAALVQKRLLFFVGKGGVGKTTVAASVALAFSRYGKKTLLIEFDENTRAARLLGFPALHNEHRAPREFSPSLSVLSTGGAVALEEYLQLIIPVKPLLRAIVESRAYQYFVAAAPGLKELLTMGKVWYEERKRDPHTEQPLWDMLLVDLPATGHSLQYLHMPHAAHEAFGGIVGYESDRILSLLRDREKTAINFVTTADELAVSETQDAYQQVAQELRLPIGALFINRLHQAPLRAQAIAALRAQLSVSQAEQSLVEQLLKCGQEEAALTEAQQLRLQPLNDLPLPVLHLPLVPAAKFEVTSVEQLSFSVIPSSVGKTTSTTNKRKKPKSVTPQHS, translated from the coding sequence GTGCCACCTACGGATTCTCTGTTGTCTCCCGCAGTTGCAGCCCTTGTACAGAAACGCTTGCTGTTTTTTGTTGGTAAGGGCGGGGTCGGTAAAACGACCGTCGCCGCAAGCGTGGCCTTGGCGTTCTCACGCTACGGAAAAAAGACCCTTCTTATCGAATTTGATGAGAATACTCGTGCAGCGCGATTGTTGGGCTTCCCTGCTCTCCATAACGAACATCGAGCACCACGCGAGTTCTCGCCTTCACTCTCTGTGCTTTCCACTGGCGGTGCAGTTGCGCTGGAAGAATACTTACAGTTGATCATTCCGGTGAAACCTCTCCTGCGGGCTATCGTCGAAAGTCGTGCGTATCAGTATTTTGTTGCAGCAGCTCCAGGACTGAAAGAATTGCTGACCATGGGAAAGGTTTGGTACGAAGAACGCAAGCGCGATCCTCATACCGAACAGCCGTTGTGGGATATGCTGCTGGTCGATTTACCAGCGACTGGCCACAGCCTCCAGTATCTGCACATGCCACACGCAGCCCACGAAGCATTCGGTGGAATTGTCGGTTACGAATCTGATCGTATCTTATCATTACTCCGAGACAGAGAAAAAACCGCGATCAATTTTGTCACAACGGCAGATGAGCTGGCCGTGAGTGAGACGCAAGATGCGTATCAGCAAGTCGCGCAAGAACTTCGCTTGCCAATTGGCGCGTTATTCATTAACCGCCTCCACCAAGCTCCACTACGTGCTCAAGCCATTGCAGCTCTGAGAGCACAGCTCTCAGTCTCACAGGCTGAGCAGTCCCTGGTGGAACAATTGCTTAAGTGTGGTCAGGAAGAGGCAGCATTAACTGAAGCGCAACAACTACGGTTACAACCTCTCAACGACCTGCCACTGCCGGTGCTTCATCTTCCGCTCGTGCCAGCCGCAAAGTTTGAGGTCACTTCTGTCGAGCAGCTTTCTTTCTCGGTGATTCCATCATCGGTGGGGAAGACCACCTCTACCACCAACAAAAGAAAAAAACCCAAGTCAGTGACACCCCAGCATTCATGA
- a CDS encoding ketoacyl-ACP synthase III encodes MGARIIGTGSAVPPTRLTNADMEKRVATSNDWIVSRTGIEERRAMKQREDILDLMHEASVQALQASGLKASDLQAIVVATVSGDYYFPSTGCLLQARLGIDTVPAFDVNAACAGFVYGMSVVHSYAKSGEYGRMLLVGADALSQMVNWEDRSTCVLFGDGAGAIVLDVQPGDRGLLSTVIESSGSLWNLLYVRSGHRQAFDQEGSHPKEWGIQMKGPELFKVAVRSLSDVASKALERAGLGASDMHLMIPHQANLRIIKAVAERMGVGMDKVYCNVQQFGNTSAASIPIALDEAVRQGKIRDNDIVVLNACGGGLTWGASVVRW; translated from the coding sequence ATGGGCGCACGTATCATTGGCACTGGTTCCGCTGTGCCGCCGACCCGTCTCACGAATGCGGACATGGAAAAACGCGTCGCCACCAGCAATGACTGGATCGTTTCGCGCACCGGCATTGAAGAACGACGGGCGATGAAACAGCGCGAAGATATTCTCGATTTGATGCACGAAGCGAGCGTACAGGCGTTGCAAGCCTCTGGATTAAAAGCCAGTGATTTACAAGCCATCGTGGTTGCCACAGTTTCTGGCGATTATTATTTCCCTTCAACTGGATGTTTGTTGCAGGCGCGCCTTGGTATCGACACCGTTCCAGCCTTTGATGTAAACGCGGCGTGCGCTGGATTTGTCTATGGAATGTCGGTTGTCCACAGCTATGCCAAGAGCGGTGAATATGGTCGCATGCTTTTGGTCGGGGCTGATGCGCTGAGCCAGATGGTGAATTGGGAAGATCGCTCTACCTGTGTGTTATTTGGCGACGGAGCAGGAGCAATCGTTCTGGATGTGCAGCCTGGTGATCGTGGACTGCTCAGTACAGTGATCGAATCCAGTGGATCACTATGGAATTTACTCTACGTTCGCTCTGGTCACCGTCAGGCGTTCGACCAAGAAGGGTCGCACCCCAAAGAGTGGGGTATTCAGATGAAAGGGCCGGAGTTGTTCAAGGTCGCGGTACGCTCATTATCTGATGTTGCGAGCAAGGCACTGGAGCGTGCAGGGCTGGGGGCGAGTGATATGCATCTCATGATTCCTCATCAAGCCAACCTGCGTATTATCAAAGCCGTGGCTGAGCGTATGGGGGTCGGGATGGATAAAGTTTATTGCAACGTGCAGCAGTTCGGCAACACGTCTGCAGCATCCATTCCTATCGCGCTTGATGAAGCCGTTCGTCAAGGCAAGATCCGTGACAATGACATCGTGGTTTTGAATGCCTGTGGTGGCGGATTGACGTGGGGAGCCTCGGTCGTGCGGTGGTAA
- the fabF gene encoding beta-ketoacyl-ACP synthase II, translating into MDRERRRVVITGVGVVSPLGTGVEKNWQALMEGRSGVGPVTRFDVSDFPTRIAGEVKDFAPEDFIEKKDVKKMDPFIQYAVAAAQMAMDESRLPITPENEDMVGTIVGVGIGGLTSIEEYHKLFLETRLKKVSPFFIPKLIANLAPGQISIRYGAKGISYTPTSACSSGAHAIGEAFRLIRLGEQDAVIAGGAEAALTPLGLGGFIALKAVSSRNDEPEKASRPFDKNRDGFVMSEGAGVVILEELNMAKRRGAKIYAEVVGYGANADAYHMTAPSPEGEGAVRCMRMALRSGDLDPYEVDYINAHGTSTPYNDATETQAIKRVFGEHAARIAVSSTKSMTGHLLGAAGGVEAVYSVLAVDRGMLPPTINYEEPDPECDLDYVPNTARKASIRVALSNSFGFGGTNACLAFRKWTE; encoded by the coding sequence ATGGACCGCGAGCGACGACGTGTTGTTATTACCGGGGTGGGGGTGGTCAGTCCGCTTGGCACTGGTGTCGAGAAAAATTGGCAAGCGTTGATGGAGGGCCGTTCTGGCGTTGGTCCGGTAACGCGCTTCGATGTCTCTGACTTTCCTACGCGCATTGCCGGTGAAGTCAAAGACTTTGCCCCTGAAGACTTCATCGAAAAGAAAGACGTAAAGAAGATGGACCCGTTCATCCAGTACGCTGTAGCTGCGGCCCAAATGGCGATGGATGAATCGCGTCTGCCGATTACACCAGAAAACGAAGACATGGTGGGGACCATCGTCGGCGTTGGTATCGGTGGGCTCACCAGCATTGAAGAGTACCATAAGCTCTTCTTGGAAACGCGCTTGAAAAAAGTCTCTCCCTTCTTCATTCCCAAGCTGATCGCTAACCTTGCACCTGGACAAATCTCTATTCGCTATGGCGCGAAAGGTATTAGCTACACACCGACAAGCGCGTGCTCTTCTGGAGCGCATGCGATTGGTGAAGCTTTCCGGTTGATTCGTTTAGGGGAGCAAGATGCGGTGATTGCTGGTGGTGCCGAGGCGGCGCTGACTCCGCTTGGGCTGGGTGGGTTCATTGCACTCAAAGCTGTGTCATCACGTAATGATGAACCTGAAAAGGCAAGTCGTCCATTTGATAAAAATCGTGATGGATTTGTCATGTCAGAAGGAGCGGGAGTCGTTATCCTTGAAGAGCTGAACATGGCGAAACGGCGTGGAGCAAAGATTTACGCTGAGGTGGTCGGTTACGGGGCCAACGCCGATGCTTATCACATGACCGCTCCCTCTCCTGAGGGCGAAGGGGCAGTCCGTTGTATGCGCATGGCCTTACGAAGCGGGGATCTCGACCCGTATGAAGTGGATTACATCAACGCGCACGGCACTTCGACACCGTACAACGACGCAACCGAGACGCAAGCGATCAAACGCGTCTTTGGTGAACATGCGGCGCGTATCGCAGTGAGTTCAACCAAATCGATGACTGGTCATTTGTTAGGCGCAGCTGGTGGGGTGGAAGCCGTATATTCTGTATTGGCAGTGGACCGCGGTATGCTTCCGCCGACCATTAACTATGAAGAACCAGACCCCGAATGTGATCTTGATTATGTCCCGAATACTGCTCGCAAAGCCTCGATTCGTGTTGCATTATCGAATTCGTTTGGCTTTGGTGGCACCAATGCCTGTTTAGCTTTTCGCAAGTGGACCGAATAA
- a CDS encoding energy-coupling factor transporter transmembrane protein EcfT: MPLFLYLDRRTFVHRRHPLVKVLGMLLFFIAAFVVDHPLFILPISLGMFTLIWLTDSVTNLRRLRILFFFIFTFTIIIWSVFYGRGSPLAMFPDVPVTREGMMFGLGTALKLSTFLATGILFLSTTRIEEFAYAFTLLGLPYRIGFTITLAFRLVPLFLEAAFTVIQAQRCRGLDMSRGPLLQRLRHYVFVMIPVFMGALRRADQMAVALEVRGFNSGRTRTSYQRVLWNGGDTLALFTVFSLAVLYVYFWRLGYGRIPVLP, translated from the coding sequence ATGCCACTGTTTCTTTATCTCGACCGTCGTACGTTTGTTCATCGCCGTCACCCACTTGTGAAGGTGCTGGGGATGTTGCTGTTTTTTATTGCCGCGTTTGTCGTAGATCACCCGTTGTTCATTTTGCCGATTAGTCTCGGAATGTTCACGCTAATCTGGCTGACCGACTCAGTCACGAATCTTCGTCGCTTACGTATCCTATTCTTCTTTATTTTTACCTTTACGATCATTATCTGGAGCGTGTTTTATGGGCGCGGATCTCCACTTGCGATGTTTCCTGACGTACCAGTGACACGCGAAGGAATGATGTTCGGGCTTGGCACGGCGCTGAAGCTGAGTACGTTCCTCGCTACTGGCATCCTCTTTTTATCTACCACGCGTATTGAAGAGTTTGCCTACGCTTTTACTCTGCTCGGGCTTCCATATCGGATAGGTTTCACTATCACTTTGGCGTTTCGCTTGGTTCCGCTTTTTCTTGAAGCAGCCTTCACTGTCATTCAAGCACAGCGCTGTCGTGGGCTCGATATGAGTCGTGGTCCGTTGCTACAACGGTTGCGTCACTACGTTTTTGTGATGATTCCCGTCTTCATGGGGGCATTGCGACGAGCGGATCAAATGGCCGTTGCACTTGAGGTACGCGGCTTTAACTCCGGTCGGACGCGCACATCGTATCAGCGTGTCTTATGGAACGGCGGAGATACGTTGGCCCTATTTACCGTATTCAGTCTCGCCGTTCTCTATGTATATTTCTGGCGGCTTGGCTATGGGCGGATTCCCGTGCTGCCGTAG
- a CDS encoding hydantoinase/carbamoylase family amidase — MQIHYRRLLDDLRTLAKFGQVRTGVHRLSFTPEDGAARHWLLQRMIEAGLDAQIDGIGNVYGRTKGVSKAILMGSHTDSVPKGGWLDGAMGVLYGLEIARSRIEAGVQSDVGVDVISFADEEGTYRALAGSLSFCGQLSDADIEAAKSQQGTTLREALSESGYAGRPRVKLDPGRHVAYLEGHIEQGPRLEIEGKKIGVVTGIVGIRRVHVTCTGQADHAGTTPMHLRKDAGGALISYCHDLMQRFAQVRSPDSVWNFGHIVFEPGAGNVVPNLARVLIEFRDVSEVTLDRMQGEIIAAATQANGRGGVSVQANELIRISPAEMDERVATMIEAAALSRGAASLRMPSGAGHDAMVLTRHVPTAMLFIPSIGGRSHDITEDTNEADICLGIDVLADTVHALAESNAKRS; from the coding sequence ATGCAAATACACTACCGCCGCTTACTCGATGATCTACGTACGTTGGCGAAGTTTGGCCAGGTGAGGACTGGCGTGCATCGGCTCTCATTCACTCCCGAAGACGGAGCAGCACGACACTGGTTGTTACAGCGGATGATCGAGGCTGGTCTCGACGCGCAGATTGATGGTATCGGCAATGTATACGGGCGAACCAAAGGGGTTAGCAAAGCTATCCTTATGGGATCACACACAGACTCAGTGCCGAAAGGTGGCTGGTTAGATGGGGCGATGGGTGTGTTGTACGGGTTGGAGATTGCACGGTCGCGTATTGAAGCTGGCGTGCAAAGCGATGTCGGTGTCGATGTCATTTCCTTTGCTGATGAAGAAGGGACCTATCGCGCGTTGGCAGGGAGTCTTTCCTTCTGCGGGCAGTTGTCTGATGCGGACATAGAGGCAGCGAAAAGTCAGCAAGGAACGACACTGCGTGAGGCACTGAGCGAATCCGGTTACGCAGGCCGTCCACGCGTGAAACTAGATCCGGGCCGGCATGTTGCGTATCTCGAAGGTCATATCGAGCAAGGACCGCGGCTTGAAATCGAAGGCAAAAAAATTGGTGTTGTCACAGGGATTGTGGGTATCCGACGTGTGCACGTCACGTGCACCGGACAAGCTGACCACGCTGGCACTACGCCGATGCATTTGCGTAAAGACGCTGGTGGTGCGTTGATCTCATATTGTCACGATCTCATGCAGCGGTTCGCGCAGGTTCGTAGTCCTGACAGCGTGTGGAACTTCGGACATATCGTCTTCGAACCCGGCGCTGGCAACGTTGTTCCGAATCTTGCACGAGTACTCATCGAATTTCGTGACGTATCGGAAGTGACGCTTGATCGTATGCAAGGTGAGATTATTGCTGCAGCCACACAAGCGAATGGTCGTGGTGGTGTTAGTGTACAGGCAAACGAACTGATTCGTATCTCACCGGCTGAGATGGATGAACGTGTGGCTACGATGATCGAAGCTGCCGCACTTAGTCGTGGAGCAGCGAGCCTACGTATGCCGAGCGGTGCTGGCCATGACGCGATGGTGTTAACTCGTCACGTACCGACGGCGATGCTGTTTATTCCCAGTATTGGCGGTCGCAGCCATGATATTACCGAAGACACCAACGAGGCGGATATTTGCCTGGGGATCGATGTGCTTGCCGATACTGTCCACGCACTAGCCGAAAGCAACGCAAAGCGTTCATGA